In the Deferribacter desulfuricans SSM1 genome, AAAAAAGATGGGAAGAGTATTTACAAAAACACATTTACTGATTCAAACTCTTACATAATCAGTACTAACATTACAGAAACCTTAAACAATAGGAATGAAGCTTTTGTAAAAAGTATAAACAATATTTTGATGGATTTTATAAATGACTACAAAGAAAAAAATATTAATAGCGGGAAGTGATAGTTTTATTTCTGATAGGTTAGATGAGTTAATTCCTGATGATGAAAATATTGAAATTAAGAGGTACAATGAGGAAAATTTTAATATTGAAGAAGTAGTTGATTTTATTTCTACAATATCACTCTTTTATGAAGATAAATACTTAATTGTTAAAAATATTCATAAAATTAAAGAGTTAGAAGACAGTTTGAATTATTTTTCAGGTGAGTCAGAAGCACATATTGTGTTTACATCTGAAAACAATAATCTTATTAAATTATTTAAAGATCATTTTGAAATTATAAAAGAAACAAAACATTCATATAAAGATTTTGTAGTGCAGGTTATGGAAATTTTTAAGTCAAAAGGGGTTGATATTGAGTTTAATGAGGCTAAAGAGATTTATGAGCTATGTGGACGAAATATTGACTTGATAAAGCAGGAAGCAGAAAAGATATCAATCTTTTTTTATAATCAGAAAATTGAGAGCTTTGATGAAATTTTGAAACTTATAAGCTCCTCAAATGTTAATCTTGTATTCAAATTTTTGGATTCATTTTATGTGAGAGATAAAAGAAAAACATTAGAATACTTAAATGAAATGATTTCGGCTCATGAAAATCTAATGATGGTGTTTTACATGCTTGCAAAAAGAGCTAATGAGATGTTTTATTATAAAATTAATCCAGAACTTGTTAGCGGTCATGCTTATAAAATTTCGCAAATAAAGTCAGCAGTAAGTAAGTGGAAACTTGATGAACTTTCTCAACTAATAGAAAATTTATATTTTATTGATAAGAAATTAAAAATATCTACTATTTCTTTGGAAAATGAATTAATTTCATTAATCAATTCATTGTAAAAATTAAATTTCATTTTTGTAGTTGAATACACATCAATATATGCTTGACTTGATACTTACAAGTAAAATGCATTGAAAAGCAATTTTAGTAGCTATAATTGCTATTATTGTATAACTCTCTTGTTTTATTTTTAATAACATTGTTTGTATTATTTAATAGAATATAAAGAACAAGTTTACTTTACAATTTATATATCTGTGTTATAATTCATTAACGAGTGAGATAATGAAAAAGTTATTAATAGCTGTTGCTATTTTAATAATTATTCTTACAAATGTTTATTCATTTGAAATCAGTGATACTTATGTATATCTCCCTTCTTCAGAAGAAGTTACGAAATTATATGGTAAGGATTTTGTTGAAAGTAATGTGGATTTTTTACCTATTTATAAGAACAAAGTGGATTATGATGGATTAAAATCTTCTAAGCTTTTTGTAGAAAAAGGTACTAATAATTTCATTTATATTTTAATAAATTATACCAAAGATGCAGATTCAGCTCTTACAACGTTTTTTCAAAATTTAGAGAGGGCATTTGCTGCGAGCGGTAAAAATAAAAAAGCAGAAAAATTAAACATTGGTGATAAGGGCTTCTTTATGCCAGGAGATATGGGGGTATATGGAGTAAAATATGGTAATTTTTTGATTAGAGTAAATTGTACTAATGTTTTTGATGGGAAGAAGGCACTTGTATGGATTTTAGATAAAATTGTTAATAAAAAAAATTCTAACAATGTAAATTTGGCTAAGATAAAGTATTTACTGATAAATGAGCTTTATCTTCCCAAATCCAATATTATAAACAAGGCTGGTGTTAAAAAGATTAAAGTAGGAATTCAGTTGTTAAATAATTATAAGGAAGTTTATTCTTCTGTTAAAGATTGTGAATTAAATTTAAAGCAAGAGTTAAATAGTTTTAATGTAACGGTTAAATATCCTGTAAATAGAAAGTTTTTAGATATTTTGGATAAATTGAATGGTGGTAGTTTTTTTGTATTATCTATTTCTGGATATAAACCTTTGATTATAAATTTAGATAAGCAGGATTTTTATTTATTATCAGATCATATAGAGTATAGGCATGATTCTTCTTTGAGTATGGATCTTTTTAAAGAACCTGTTTATTGTAGTAAAAACGGTCATATAGATGAATCAGTATTGTTTAATAGAAAGCTTGGTAAATATTTTTGGTTAGTTAATTCAAGAACAGATTATATAACTATTGCAGAATACGATAAAAAGAGCGGAATTAGCAAAATACGATTAATTAATAACAAATATAAAGTTAAAAGTCCTAAGTTGATTCTTGATGATAAGGGGGATATTGTTGTAATACATGGCTATAAAGATGAGCTATATACAATAATCGATAATGAATTAGAGCCTATTGCAAAGCCAAATATTATAGGTGAGAAAAATTTTGATTTTGATCCATACAAATATTACCTTTTTAAAGGCGAATTGATTAGAGAAGGGGAATGGTTGGTCCCTTACTATAGTTCTTATAATCAGATAAATATTATTCCTCCGTATTCTAATTATAGTTATGTGAGGGATTATTTTTGTGATAAACTAAAAGTAGTATCATGTGGTTATAATACGTTGAAAAAAGAAGTTTTGGCTAAAAATTTGAAGTTTGAAAATTCGGCTCAAGTTTATGTTTATTGGAAAGGAAGATTTGAAGTAAAAGGAGACCTTAAGAAAAAACCAAGAACTGAAATATTAAGTAAAAGAAAA is a window encoding:
- the holA gene encoding DNA polymerase III subunit delta encodes the protein MTTKKKILIAGSDSFISDRLDELIPDDENIEIKRYNEENFNIEEVVDFISTISLFYEDKYLIVKNIHKIKELEDSLNYFSGESEAHIVFTSENNNLIKLFKDHFEIIKETKHSYKDFVVQVMEIFKSKGVDIEFNEAKEIYELCGRNIDLIKQEAEKISIFFYNQKIESFDEILKLISSSNVNLVFKFLDSFYVRDKRKTLEYLNEMISAHENLMMVFYMLAKRANEMFYYKINPELVSGHAYKISQIKSAVSKWKLDELSQLIENLYFIDKKLKISTISLENELISLINSL